Proteins from one Coffea arabica cultivar ET-39 chromosome 8c, Coffea Arabica ET-39 HiFi, whole genome shotgun sequence genomic window:
- the LOC113706437 gene encoding uncharacterized protein, with protein sequence MGENHQQQPVFSANQSHQYNHQQPYIFQETQNFQTIPDFFHYHHHFQALLQQQRRLQDQLQQCVLGQENVVSTSATTAAVAGNNIRPSVSFFPLNFKPPDLNENITSSKNGGLDDDGSEDDLFRRNSAAAAALAMASPHYCWQNQEDSATAIRQPFWKPLCTNISDGNNNSQDKEVRLEMHQNKYYKSSEDTEQMNSSLENSKNRLFGELESICRSASVASEANKTGGASAGNLATTTSTCLPITLDKHNTNAGATAAAAAIGHCHDGSESISGHEAPVAVVSKNMKRKKLKDELSSMAIFFEGLVHQLMDHQEALHSNFMNAIERLDKERREREDAWRRQELEKLEQDMATRARERALASSREASIVSYLEKITGQSIKLPPRNHPSDFQPAMISSGAMNGELSPSTSKVCRDDLSINMTSRRWPKAEVEALIQIRSSLEQKFQRPGIKGPLWEQISNSMASMGFQRSAKRCKEKWENINKYFKKSRENAKQCRKKFKTCQYFDQLDQLHSKSQLANGGSYSCSSSSEHQAKPNNENQLPNPIEGLVPARNFRQGEFYFIPSMNVSEEEEEGEDGNVDYPDEGD encoded by the exons ATGGGAGAGAACCATCAACAGCAGCCAGTGTTTTCTGCGAACCAAAGTCACCAATACAACCACCAACAACCGTACATCTTTCAAGAAACTCAAAACTTTCAAACAATCCCAGATTTTTTCCACTATCACCATCATTTTCAAGCTCTTTTGCAGCAGCAAAGGAGGCTGCAGGACCAGCTGCAGCAGTGTGTTTTAGGTCAAGAAAATGTTGTTAGTACTAGTGCCACCACGGCTGCGGTTGCCGGCAACAATATCAGGCCCTCAGTTTCATTTTTCCCGCTGAACTTCAAGCCGCCGGATCTCAATGAGAATATTACTAGTAGTAAAAATGGAGGTTTGGATGATGATGGATCAGAAGATGATTTGTTCAGACGGAAtagtgctgctgctgctgccttGGCTATGGCATCCCCACATTATTGTTGGCAAAATCAAGAAGATTCTGCCACTGCTATTAGACAACCTTTTTG GAAGCCTCTGTGCACCAATATCTCGGATGGGAATAATAACTCACAGGACAAAGAAGTGCGGCTGGAAATGCACCAAAACAAATACTACAAGTCTTCCGAAGATACTGAGCAAATGAATAGTTCTTTAGAGAACAGTAAGAATAGACTCTTTGGTGAGCTTGAATCAATTTGCAGAAGTGCCTCAGTTGCTAGTGAGGCTAATAAAACTGGTGGCGCCTCTGCTGGAAACTTGGCTACAACAACCAGTACCTGCTTACCTATCACTCTAGACAAACATAACACCAATGCTGGCGCCACTGCTGCTGCGGCTGCCATTGGGCATTGTCATGACGGTTCTGAGTCAATTAGTGGTCATGAAGCGCCCGTAGCCGTGGTTTCAAAGAACATGAAAAGGAAGAAGTTGAAAGATGAATTGAGTTCGATGGCCATATTTTTTGAGGGCTTGGTGCATCAGCTCATGGACCACCAGGAGGCTCTTCACAGTAATTTTATGAATgcaattgagagattagataaagaaagaagggaaagagAGGACGCTTGGAGGCGACAGGAATTAGAAAAACTTGAGCAAGACATGGCTACCAGGGCCCGTGAACGGGCATTAGCTTCTAGTAGAGAGGCCTCCATTGTTTCATACTTGGAGAAAATCACTGGCCAAAGTATTAAACTTCCTCCTAGGAATCATCCCTCAGATTTCCAGCCGGCCATGATTTCTTCGGGAGCCATGAATGGCGAGCTCAGCCCCAGTACTAGCAAAGTCTGCAGGGATGATTTGAGTATAAACATGACCAGCAGGAGATGGCCTAAAGCTGAAGTGGAGGCATTGATTCAAATTCGAAGCAGCTTAGAGCAAAAGTTTCAAAGGCCGGGGATCAAAGGGCCTCTTTGGGAACAGATAAGCAATTCAATGGCGTCAATGGGATTTCAAAGGAGTGCCAAGAGATGCAAAgagaagtgggaaaacatcaacAAATACTTCAAGAAATCGCGAGAAAATGCGAAGCAATGTCGCAAGAAATTCAAGACTTGTCAGTACTTTGATCAGCTGGATCAGCTCCACTCCAAGTCACAACTAGCTAATGGCGGTTCTTATTCTTGTAGCTCATCCTCAGAGCATCA